AGATAGTAAAAGATAGTCTTAGCTTAAATAAAGATGAAATTTATAAATATCTAAATTTTAATGAAATAAGCGAGTTTAGCATATAAATTTGTTACAATATCGCGAAATTTTAAGGAGCTTTGATGAAAAAAGTAGTTTTTTTTCTCTTTTTTAGCGTTTGTTTTTTTATAAATTTACACGCTTTAGAGTGCAGTGATCTTGCTAAAAAAGAGAGCTTTAAAACTACTCCAAACGATCTTGCTTACACGAATGAGGGGCTATTTTACTGTAATGGTTCGCTTTTAAATTTAGAAGAGGTGAAAGAGCTTTTTGATGCGAGTGTGGCTATTAGAAGCGAGTCTCAAAGTTGCGTTGGTGATAGAGTTTATAAAGAAAATTTAAACAAGCTTAGATGGCTTTTGCTAAAAGCATCATTTGCGCCTGAGCTTTATCAAAAAGAGCTTGCAGAGCCAAAGGTTGCTGAGGGAGAAAAAGACGCCAGAATGGGGTATTTTAGGTACTGGGCAAATGAAAGCTTATTTAATTTTTTAAAATATAAAAAATTTTTAGAAGCTTACAAAAACGCTCAAACTCCGCTTGTAAAATTTTATGAAAGTCTTGGACTTGATACGGCAAGTGCCGCTTACTACGCAACTAGCGTGGTAAATGAGTTTTTGACTTTTGGCGTTGGTAAAAATGTAAATAAAGCTAAAATTTTAACACCTGAGCAAAATATAATGGCTCAAAGGATAAATTCCGATGAGCTGGCAAATTTACTTTACTCAAAAAATTTCAGTACCGCTGAGCTTACAAATTTACTTAATATCGCGCTTTTAAACGAAAAAAGTAGTGATATGATAAAAGAGATCATAAGGTGTGGGGCCGATGTGAATTTGGGCGATGAGACGCCGCTATTTTTTGCTTTAAAAAATATAGAAAATGTAAAAATTTTACTTGCAAATAAAGCCGATGTAAATCACAAAAATTTCTTTGGAAAAAGTGTACTTTTTTATGCTGTGCAGTTTAGCGATAAGCCACTTTGTGAGCTTTTGCTAAAAAATGGTGCCAATGCCAACGAGAGCTACATAGATGAAAATACCAAGATGAATATGATAAATTTGGGTATGACGCAAGTTGAAGATACATGTGGTCTAGAGCATACAAATAGAAGCGTTTTTATGCATGCAGCAGCTCATGCAACACCAGAAATTTTAAAGCTTTTGATGGATAATGGTGCTGATATTAATGCCACTGATGATGCTGGATTTAACGCGCTTGACTATGCCATGAAAGAACAAAACGAAAAGACGATCAAATTTTTAGAAAATTTGGGTTTAAAGCCAAATTTCAATTAGGAAAAATCATGAAAAAGACAGCTTTTGTAACTGGTGCAACATCTGGATTTGGCGAGGCGATCGCTAGAAGACTCTCAAAAGAGGGCTACAAGATAGTCGCTCTTGCAAGGCGCGAAGATAGGCTAAAGAAGCTTGCAAGCGAGCTTGGCGATACGCATATCATTGTAGCTGACATACGCGATAAAGAAGCTGTTTTTGACGCAGTTGATAGCTTGCCTGAAAATTTTAAAGACATCGAAGTACTTGTGAATAACGCTGGTATGGCGCTTGGACTTGAAAAGACGATAGATGCGAAGGTGGAGGATTTTGAGGCGATGATAGACACCAACGTCAAGGGTCTTATCTACTCGACAAAGGCGGTTTTGCCACTACTTTATAAGCAAGAAAAGGGCTATATCTTTAATATTGGCTCGACAGCTGGCTCATGGCCATATCCTGGAAGCAATGTTTATGGTGCCACAAAGGCCTTTGTGAAGCAGTTTAGCCTAAATTTAAGAAACGATCTAGTTGGTACAAATATCAGGGTGACAAACATCGAGCCGGGGCTTTGTAAGACTGAATTTAGTGAGGTTAGATTTAGGGGAGATAAGGCAAAGGCGGATAGTCTTTATGAAAATACAAATTTCATCACGTCTGAGGATATCGCGACGATTTTGGTAAATTGTCTAAATATGCCTGGAAGTGTCAACATAAACAGGGTCGAAGTCATGGCAAATACGCAGACTTGGGCTGGGCTTGCGATAGAAAAATTTTAAGGAGTTCTTGTGAGACAAATTTTATTATTACTTTTTTTTAGCGTTGCGCTTTTTGGTGTCGATCCAGAAGCGGCAAAGAGAAACGCTGAAATTTATGGCGTATTTACGCTTATACCGCCTGTTGTGGCAATAGCACTTGCTTTTATCACAAAAGACGTCATCTTGTCGCTATTTATAGGTGTTTTTAGCGGAACATTTCTCATAAATATCATCAATGAAAACATCTTTATGGGTATCGTAAAAGGCTTTACAGGTATCGTTTCAAGGGTCGTTGAATCAATGGCTGATAAGACTGACTCAGGAATTTTACTTCAAGTGCTTTGTATCGGTGGTGTGGTCGCACTTATCACAAAAATGGGTGGTACAAAGGCGGTTGCTCTTTGGCTTAGCAAAAAGGCAAAAAGCGGCATTTCAGCTCAAATTTCAACGTGGCTGATGGGAATTTTTGTATTTTTTGATGACTATGCAAATGCTCTAATAGTAGGTCCAATTATGAGACCAATAAGCGATAAATTTAAAATAAGCCGCGAAAAACTAGCTTTTATCATAGATGCTACCGCAGCACCGATCGCTGGCATAGCTATCATCTCGACATGGGTTGGCCTTGAGGTTTCACTCATCGAAAAGGGCTATGAGTTAGTTGGAGAGACTGGCATTAACGCTTATTCTATATTTATCGAGACAATTCCATATAGATTTTACAACCTCTTCATCTTATTTTTTATAGTCTGTACAGCCTTGATGCAACGTGAATACGGACCAATGCTATTAGCTGAAAGACGTGCCAGAAAGGGCGAGCTTCACTCAGGTAAAACTCAAATCCAAGATCTTGAAGATAAAACACTTGAGCCAAAAGAGGGTGTAAAACTAAGCGCTGCAAATGCTGTTGTGCCACTTCTTGTGCTGGTCATTGGCGCATTTACTAGTTTTTACTTTAGTGGTCTTGCTGCACTTGAGGGTGATGCTCTTAAAAATGCACTTGCTAATCCGCTTTCATTTTCTACATTTAAAGATACCTTTGGCGCAGCTGACTCGGCTACATCGCTATTTCAAGCAGCACTACTTGCTAGTATCGTAGCTATCACAATGGGTGTTTGGCGTAAAATTTTTGACGTAAAAGAGGCTATCAGCACATGGGTAAAAGGCTGGAAGACTATGATAATTACGGTTGTCATTTTGCTTCTTGCGTGGAGCCTTAGTGCTGTTATCAAAGAGCTTGGCACATCAAGATATTTGGTTGATCTATTAAGCTCTTCAACGCCTAAATTTATCCTGCCAGTTGCTGTTTTTATCCTTGGTTCGTTTATTAGCTTCTCGACTGGAACAAGCTATGGCACAATGGGGATTTTAATGCCTCTAGCTATCCCACTAGCTTATGCTGTCGGCAAAAACTACGGCCTAGAGGGCGATGCGATGCACGCTTATATGATCGTAAATATCTCAGGCGTACTTACAGGTGCGATCTTTGGTGATCACTGCTCACCGATCTCGGATACTACGATCCTTTCATCAATGGGCGCAGGATGTAACCATATCGATCACGTCTCAACTCAAATGGTATATGCACTTAGTGTTTGTGCGGTTTGTGTGCTAGTTGGCTACTTGCCAGTTGCACTTGGTCTTAGCGTTTGGATCGCACTTCCTTGCGGATTTTTAGCGATTTGGGCACTAGTTAGATTTGTTGGAAAGAAAGTAGAAGCATAAATTTGGATTGCAATTATTTAAAAGAGTGCGGCTCTTGCACTCTTTTTGCCCCTTATGATGAGCAAATTTTATTTAAAACTGACCTTGTAAAACAAAATTTTTCAGAGTTTTATGATGGTGAGTTTGATGTTTTTA
This genomic interval from Campylobacter concisus contains the following:
- a CDS encoding Na+/H+ antiporter NhaC family protein, which gives rise to MRQILLLLFFSVALFGVDPEAAKRNAEIYGVFTLIPPVVAIALAFITKDVILSLFIGVFSGTFLINIINENIFMGIVKGFTGIVSRVVESMADKTDSGILLQVLCIGGVVALITKMGGTKAVALWLSKKAKSGISAQISTWLMGIFVFFDDYANALIVGPIMRPISDKFKISREKLAFIIDATAAPIAGIAIISTWVGLEVSLIEKGYELVGETGINAYSIFIETIPYRFYNLFILFFIVCTALMQREYGPMLLAERRARKGELHSGKTQIQDLEDKTLEPKEGVKLSAANAVVPLLVLVIGAFTSFYFSGLAALEGDALKNALANPLSFSTFKDTFGAADSATSLFQAALLASIVAITMGVWRKIFDVKEAISTWVKGWKTMIITVVILLLAWSLSAVIKELGTSRYLVDLLSSSTPKFILPVAVFILGSFISFSTGTSYGTMGILMPLAIPLAYAVGKNYGLEGDAMHAYMIVNISGVLTGAIFGDHCSPISDTTILSSMGAGCNHIDHVSTQMVYALSVCAVCVLVGYLPVALGLSVWIALPCGFLAIWALVRFVGKKVEA
- a CDS encoding ankyrin repeat domain-containing protein produces the protein MKKVVFFLFFSVCFFINLHALECSDLAKKESFKTTPNDLAYTNEGLFYCNGSLLNLEEVKELFDASVAIRSESQSCVGDRVYKENLNKLRWLLLKASFAPELYQKELAEPKVAEGEKDARMGYFRYWANESLFNFLKYKKFLEAYKNAQTPLVKFYESLGLDTASAAYYATSVVNEFLTFGVGKNVNKAKILTPEQNIMAQRINSDELANLLYSKNFSTAELTNLLNIALLNEKSSDMIKEIIRCGADVNLGDETPLFFALKNIENVKILLANKADVNHKNFFGKSVLFYAVQFSDKPLCELLLKNGANANESYIDENTKMNMINLGMTQVEDTCGLEHTNRSVFMHAAAHATPEILKLLMDNGADINATDDAGFNALDYAMKEQNEKTIKFLENLGLKPNFN
- a CDS encoding SDR family NAD(P)-dependent oxidoreductase, which codes for MKKTAFVTGATSGFGEAIARRLSKEGYKIVALARREDRLKKLASELGDTHIIVADIRDKEAVFDAVDSLPENFKDIEVLVNNAGMALGLEKTIDAKVEDFEAMIDTNVKGLIYSTKAVLPLLYKQEKGYIFNIGSTAGSWPYPGSNVYGATKAFVKQFSLNLRNDLVGTNIRVTNIEPGLCKTEFSEVRFRGDKAKADSLYENTNFITSEDIATILVNCLNMPGSVNINRVEVMANTQTWAGLAIEKF